Within the Osmerus mordax isolate fOsmMor3 chromosome 6, fOsmMor3.pri, whole genome shotgun sequence genome, the region ATGTAAGGACCACACAGCAAATGAGTTAGTTTgcgtttcaaggagtcaaaatTACACACCCTACAACAGTGTAGGGACCAAATGAAATGGTTATTTTTGACAGGCTGTCAAACCAGGTGAAGTAAAACTCCGCAATCTACAAATTATATTCCCTCATATTTACACTCACAGCCATGCTTAGAAACCCCAATTTGAGATCGGCCCACCAAcctgctgcatgaagtcagacACTCCTTGAATGAAGGCAGGCACTCCAGGCATGGTCACAGTGATGGAGGGGGCACCCCCAGAACCCATGGCCTCAGCactgccccccactccactcagGAGAGAGCTCAGCAGCTGGCCCAGGTCAGGAGGGATACCTTGGGGCTGGGTAGGGGTGGTTTCTGGCTGACCTGGGGCAGCAGCAGTACCAGGAGGTGGGGTTGTATTGGGTATGGGgccagaaggagagaaggaagaagagctGAAGGtgtgtgaagaggaggaggtggcggtCTGTCCAGCTGTAAGGAGAAACAACGGAGAATAAACACTGCTTTAAAAGGCATTCATACTAAGGCTTTATTGGGAATACAATAAATGCAGGGCTACACAGTGTTTATTGTAGTGCTAAACCTTTAGATAGTTACCTGTCTGGCTTGGCATGAGAAGCTGTCCCACCATCCCACTAATCATTTGATTGAGGGCAGCAGGAGGGAAGGGCTGGAGATAAAAAGGTATGGACAAAGTTTTACTTTCTTAAAAGAATAACTTCAAATACAATCATGTACACGTGTTCATTCAATAGTGATGCGACATATTTTCACTTATAAAATCCCAAGATCATCCTGGAAAGGTCTGAGGATTAAAATGAGGATGGGGTCAGATCCCATCTCTCCCAGTAAAGTTTTCTTAACTTAAGTCAAGTTCTACAGCTATGACGCGGCTGTCAGCCATTTCACAAATATCTGAATCACACATTACCATATACGTCACAAACTAACGTCAGTTGAGGTTGAAGTTGAAATAGAAAGTTAGACAAAAACCAGTATGTATCTCTACAAATAGAACACTTACTTGTCCTGGCTGCTGGCCTGGCATGGGCGCTCTTAAATTTGTGCCAACGTTAGCAGTCGGCCCCCTGGTGGTGAAAGCGGGCGCTGCCATCATGCCTGGAGCAAAAGCTGGACGTGTGAAGACCACCCTGGCCTGTGAGGcgttggggggtggaggaggtggagccgtGGGGGTTGTGGTAGGGGTGTTGGGGCCAGAGGGGGTGGCAGAAGAGGTGGCGGTAGAGCCGGAACCAGAGGGGGTGGGCTGGGCAGTTGGCACGGCACCAGCGGTTGCCATAGCAGCAGCGTACTGGCCCATCTGCTGCATGATGGAACGCATGAAGTCTGGGGGAAGGGCACCTGGAGATAAAGGCGAGAGATTACCTTTAGTTTCGTGGGGAGACAAGGGCCCTTATCGGCTATAACTAGCCAGTCACATGTTGTAGTGAATGTCTTTCCATCCACAGCTGTTAACTCACcagaaagtacatttacatttagtcatttagcagacgctcttatccagagcgacttacagtaagtacagggacattcccccgaggcaagtagggtgaagtgccttgcccaaggacacaacgtcatttggcagagccgggaatcgaaccggtaaccttcagattactagcccgactccctcaacgctcagccacctgactcccagtagaCATGACTATGTTGAGAAATCCTCACCTGCCTGTCCCATACCGGCTGGGTTCTGCAGTCCTGCTGCCTGAGGGTTACTGCCACCGTCTGCACAAAAAGAACAAGACACATTTCAGCATGAACCGTTTTGGACAGTATCGCTTTCTTTACACTGATAAAACTATAAATACAAAGTACTGTACAAACATGTCTTTATTTGACTAGTCACGCCCATTTCAAGACCAAATCAACTTTTCTGACATGACAAACCATTGACATGCGCAACACAGGCTATGCcaacaacacacactgggggtAGCATTCCATCAGTTGGGGGGAAGTGGACAACACACCGTCCGCGTTCATCTGCATCATGACCACCGGTACTGCCTGGTGGCTGATCCTGATGACCCGTGGGCCAGGCTGGCCCTGGCCTGCCTGCTGATTATACGGGGGAGGCTGTGAGGGGAAGGTCTGTCCCTGACCTGCCTGTTCCGACTGGCTGGTGGGTTGAGCCTGTCCCTCGCTGACTGGCCTTCCATTGGCTGCCATGGTTACTGTGGCTCCCAAGTTCATCTGCGGGGCCATTTTTGATATTGCTGAGTAAACACTTGAAGCGAATGAAACTGAATAGCATGCTATGTGGTCATTGGTGTCACAATGTCCACAGCTCTGTATAACTTACATGTAGTGGGATGTGTTGGTGGTTCACAGCCCCTGGAAGTATGACTGGAGAGGTGTAGTGGGACATGGACCGAACTACGTGCAGGTGACGGGGGGTAGGGCTGAGGAGGTTGCAGCGAAGGTCACTCAAAGCAACCAGGGCATTTCCCAGGAGGCGCAGGGACTCCCCCACTAGGTTCAGAATGCGctggtcctcttctctctcctgtgttaTAATAAAACAGAATGCGTAGGTCGTCTTCTACCACCTGTGCTCTATCTCCAGTGTTATAATAAACATTTTATCAAACTTCTATTCGATATCTTTATGAGGAAATGTACAATGAATTGAATGGAACAAAGAACACTTCATGAGCAACATGCATTTTCCTCCCATTGCACCATTGCACTGTTTGTGAAAACAGCATCCCTACTTCTTGGTACATGCTAGCTGTGTAGACACAACTTTGGCAGTGTGTATGAAAGAGACAGGCTTACAGTGTTGGCATATTCTGTGGTGGTGGCAGTCTCCAAGATGGAATGGGCTCTCTGGATGAATGGCTGtagcctctcctccaccctccttagCTCCGACAAGATCTCCACAAGCTCTACTGGGCTGGGGTGACTGGGGGAAAGAATATCAAATTAAAAATCCCTTTAAAAAATGACCGTCTCTGTAAGCATGAAGACCACCTAAGGGATTCTTTTCTCACTTGGGACCAGTTGGGGGCAGCGGTCCCTCAGTTTGAGTcgaagaggaagatggaggggggtcagatggaagAGGGGAGGTGTCcatgggctgggtggagggagagggagtagaggtggaggaggagggcggtggAGCTGCGGCAGAATCGGCAGCTGACGCCGGTTGAGATGAGTTGTCACTTGCCTGTCCCTAAAATGAGACATTATGGCAAAGGAAAGGATTTTGATCAATACACATTGGCATAAGGTGTTGTGGTTTGGTGGTAAAGTCTGTAAGGTAGTGCCACACCTCCATTCTTTGGATCAGCGCATTAGTGTCCCTCAGGAGATTTTCTGCCAATAAAAGCCTTAGTCTGGGCTCACTCTGCACGGATTGGTCCATGTCGATGTGTACATTCATAGATCCATTGTTCTATGATTGTGAAAAAAGGAACACGTAAATTCATTGTTTAATATAATAAACAAAAAATACTAAATAAATCACAGTAGTTCTTACCCCCGTGCTGGTTGTGACTCTAGCATTCCTAGCATTTTCACCCATGCCTGGAATCATCTGCTGGACTGACATCTAGAATGCAAGATTTGGAGGCTATGTATAAGCAATACCCATCTATACCAGGTACACAGCAGCATCAGAACTAGCTTCACCTGTATCTGCTGAGGATCCATTAGGTTCACCGGGAGGTTGAAGGTTCCCAGCATGACGTAACTGTTGGCATTGCGGTCGTGTGGAGGCACTTGGGAGGATCCCTGGGAGGTGGTGGAGTTGGGGGATGACAGACCAGCGTCAGTTGATCCTGAGCTGCCCCCTGAGCCtggctgggagggtggagggggggcccGTTCAACCAGGTGGATCACTTTATCACCCACATCTGTTAAGAGAAAAATAGGGGCAGTTAGTTATGCTTCATCAGTCAAGTGTGTACTTGAAGCCTAATGCTCTGTTTTAACAGAAACCTTGACCTTAGATACGTACTGTACTCTGTAAGTGTCCTCTCATCTTGTAGAACTCTACCCTGGTAGATCAGTCTCTGTTTATCCACAGGAATTCCCACTGAAGGTGCGATGTGCTCCTTGAAGTCTTTGACAGTCAACTGGATAAAATAAATGGTTAGTTAATGGATCAGTTAATATGGCTTATCGCTGAGGACTGCTATTTAAGAGGAAAATTACAATTACAAAAGAGAGGGAACTTACCTGGCTACCAACAGTATAACTTCTGCTCTGGGAGTCCAAGGTTTTGACTGTCACCTCTATATCAACATTTGATTCCTCCATTGTTCTTCTTCGTTACAGAAACAGAATACAAAAAGAAATACTGTCCAAGATCGTATAGTAATCAAAGATCAGAGTAGTCAAGTGTTAACAGATTATTTGTAGTAAAGTAAGAGAAATGGCTGACCGAAGATAGGTCTAATAGACGTTAGTCTGTTTCCAGCTAGTCAACAGAAACATACAGTTCtgtattagctagctagctaggctacagttagctacctgCTTGGCAAGAAAGACAAGGCCTGGTTGGTACGTAACGTTAGACAGAAGCTGAAAaacattaataaaaaaaaatgaaggCAAAAGTAACGACGGCACCAAaacacagtaaataatacaACTGTTGTGGTTACACGGTATATAGTCTAATCATTGATCAGTGATCAAAATAACGAGATTATGATAACTCGAGCCGAAGAGAAAACATTCCACCATGTTTTAGCTAGCGAGTTTGTGGGTAgattagctagcctagctaacttTAGATTATCTATCGAAGGCTATATATTAGTACTAACTAGCCAGCCGTATTATTATTAACCACCAACGTTAGATATGTCCTACCTTTCGGTCTTATTTAAATGCGTGAGTGTATATACTGACACAGTCGTGTAACACTTGAAACTACTGCAATGTTATCCTCAAAGCAACTGAAGCTTAGTGATGATCATGGGTGATTCGCGAAAGATTCGTTTTTTATGACATGGGAGTCATGATTCACCCTCCGAATGAATGATTCGTTCATGTACCTACTTCTTACCAGCGCTTGGCTTGTGAATGAACGAGCTTGGACAAATCGTTCAAAGGAGTCGTGAATGACCAGTTAAGGCTGCGTTCCAAATGCCATACGTTAAATATTTTCAACTCACTTTGGTTTGTTCGAATTATTGGACGTTGTGGGATCAATGAAATCTTCTTTATAACATATAGTCTTTCTGAAACTGGTAATGTAATAAATATGTTATCATGAACCAAATGCATACATTAACCAAGGTTGTTAgactttttttctccctctttaatATGAAAATAAAACTACCGTTTCTGCATATCATTTCATGCTGCCAAATGTTGAATAAAGACTATTGGAGCTGCATGATGAGGACTGACCAGATTTACGATGTGATTTAATTGATATTTTACGAGGTAAATGattaatagggagtcaggtggctgagtggtgagggaatcgggcgagtaatccgaaggttgccagtacgattcccggtcatgccaactgacgctatgtccttgggcaagacacttcaccctgcttgcctcgggggaatgtccctgtacttactgtaagtcgctctggataagagcgtctgctaaatgtaaatgtaataaatgcATATACTATAGATATTTGATCAGAATGGTGTGAAATAGGTAAGACTGTGATGACCCTTGTCACCAATGACAAAAAACACTGCAGTTCTCATGTGAAAAGATATGTTTTTGCAGAAGTGCTCAAGTTTGAAACAATGTGCTAGATATAGGGTTCAAAATGTCCAGAGTAGTGGACGTTGAGATGTGGTTAGAAATGCTGGACCTGGTTGTGCACCCAGACTTCCGTGCCTCAGATCTTGGTCTTGGTCATTTGTGGTACTTGGCAGTATTCagatagcctggctctgccctccta harbors:
- the bag6 gene encoding large proline-rich protein BAG6, which produces MEESNVDIEVTVKTLDSQSRSYTVGSQLTVKDFKEHIAPSVGIPVDKQRLIYQGRVLQDERTLTEYNVGDKVIHLVERAPPPPSQPGSGGSSGSTDAGLSSPNSTTSQGSSQVPPHDRNANSYVMLGTFNLPVNLMDPQQIQMSVQQMIPGMGENARNARVTTSTGNNGSMNVHIDMDQSVQSEPRLRLLLAENLLRDTNALIQRMEGQASDNSSQPASAADSAAAPPPSSSTSTPSPSTQPMDTSPLPSDPPPSSSSTQTEGPLPPTGPNHPSPVELVEILSELRRVEERLQPFIQRAHSILETATTTEYANTEREEDQRILNLVGESLRLLGNALVALSDLRCNLLSPTPRHLHVVRSMSHYTSPVILPGAVNHQHIPLHMNLGATVTMAANGRPVSEGQAQPTSQSEQAGQGQTFPSQPPPYNQQAGQGQPGPRVIRISHQAVPVVMMQMNADDGGSNPQAAGLQNPAGMGQAGALPPDFMRSIMQQMGQYAAAMATAGAVPTAQPTPSGSGSTATSSATPSGPNTPTTTPTAPPPPPPNASQARVVFTRPAFAPGMMAAPAFTTRGPTANVGTNLRAPMPGQQPGQPFPPAALNQMISGMVGQLLMPSQTAGQTATSSSSHTFSSSSFSPSGPIPNTTPPPGTAAAPGQPETTPTQPQGIPPDLGQLLSSLLSGVGGSAEAMGSGGAPSITVTMPGVPAFIQGVSDFMQQASQPGFQGPSPTFPATPTDPPAGGTSQGPAPQGPAPNPPSGNGTSGLAGENLNPELFTGIVQGVLSTMMGSLGQAQSGTESIAQFMQRLSHTTNIFISPDEPNGFFGELLTLVCQTFSMSDLVLLLHGQHQPLSRIRPQLSQFFTQNYLNGREPTDQNITAAAEDLVNELEETITESFSSVAVLEGVDVTQTNMSFFRQQLSRIATHILRCTDQSFGPHLLQMCNQGLFECLALNLYCLRGEQSALTTVINHRIRRMSADMSPSLVNWMTSMMTMRLQVILEHMPITEDQILQYVVHTPREEPIACGAHEPEQDKNIKMEDTLSPVPATTAEEAMSSSWDTRASARESRPTEGSVPLRSAMAAEAVDEEPVRDSEAWAVTVPPEWVPIIRHDLITQRKMKTQPPMSDAYLHGMPAKRRKTGQGDGALLSLSDAVSRAAKTAGVKPVTPSDTLQEELESDELQEAYAEQVKADIKKRVREDPDFTHQQFPNAHRAFSSDS